The following proteins come from a genomic window of Physeter macrocephalus isolate SW-GA unplaced genomic scaffold, ASM283717v5 random_338, whole genome shotgun sequence:
- the SSC5D gene encoding soluble scavenger receptor cysteine-rich domain-containing protein SSC5D, with translation MNGRKVEAGLTRILWVSPTPGSPQLRLVAGPSRCSGRLEVWHGGRWGTVCDDTWDLRDSAVVCRELGCGGPRQPDPAAGRFGWGAGPIWLDDVRCVGTEASLADCPAAPWGKHNCAHNEDVGVTCTGTPGLDSISDPFSWSWIPGLGRDPDAWLPGELATKPSARRTPGVAEKSTTKAPGKTPKSTKKWVTKTAKRPTTQPPVVPTTKHSRATGTQSPPELTSLTTSTPTAEASRRPTSEFTSRLTTEASRRLTSHTTERWTPRAPRERTSKTLATPTTQGPRELTSEATTEPSAEIPGVGTPESSKEPAPSPTGASGLFRVRLADGPNRCAGRLEVWHAGRWGTVCDDGWDLRDGMVACWELGCGRVRPRVGKTHYGPGTGPIWLDDVGCKGSEASLSDCPARAWGQHNCDHEEDVGLTCTGYADEEGYPPWTWDPTSGEDLAKGTTAAAVPAHTPSWGTAGSPGPPSPATRRLPSTGGEDGYEPSWTWDTPSGEVPAKGTPTAGMPGPAGTAGTISSPSHPSPAPRVRGDTGSLKKPWPERRLRPTAARTAPPTTSPAPSASPGSPGPVLTSDSAPQLIPTAASTQEVTSDPPATLPPSPDPASWMNSHRTLTTPGLTLSTPDATVFPALTPGLSPTPPPTMPKELTSDPSAPAVVTRLSPTSELTPESDTTPGWDTSPYPNTTPEPSSFPDPSTSPHPTTIPHSTMTSHPTTTSHPTTTPPPPITSAQPITTPYPATTPHPTTTAYPTMTPHPTSTPVVTAKSLLTSLGTELPFPSSAPTVKPSPHPRLTFTGAPHPSTSQMWSLESSPATESSPCRPSPAPSIDTLSTENFKPPTSQSPKETSPPTQTPHSASDPTVTPDLHLSPMAPPLDQPPPDRLTLGPTPGQSPGPLGPCEAPVPPVRVMACDPPALVELVAAVRDVASQLRRVTQALERDRQERQALGLGLTQLVEAAQGLGQLGEVVKRLAEVAWPPSTPTPTTTTPEEEERPLRGDV, from the exons ATGAATGGAAGGAAGGTGGAGGCAGGTCTGACTCGAATTCTTTGGGTCTCTCCCACCCCAGGGTCCCCCCAGCTGCGCCTGGTGGCCGGGCCCAGCAGGTGCTCAGGCCGGCTGGAGGTGTGGCACGGCGGGCGCTGGGGGACCGTGTGTGACGACACCTGGGACCTGCGGGACTCGGCTGTGGTCTGCCGCGAGCTGGGCTGCGGCGGACCTCGGCAGCCGGACCCTGCTGCCGGCCGCTTCGGCTGGGGCGCCGGCCCCATCTGGCTGGACGACGTGAGGTGTGTGGGGACCGAGGCTTCCCTGGCTGACTGCCCTGCCGCTCCCTGGGGGAAGCACAACTGTGCTCACAACGAGGACGTTGGAGTTACCTGCACTG GGACCCCCGGCCTGGACTCCATCTCAGACCCCTTCAGTTGGAGCTGGATCCCTGGCCTGGGTAGAGACCCGGATGCCTGGCTCCCGGGGGAGCTGGCCACCAAGCCCTCTGCGAGGCGGACCCCCGGCGTTGCTGAGAAATCCACCACCAAGGCCCCAGGGAAGACACCCAAAAGCACGAAGAAGTGGGTGACCAAAACCGCCAAGAGACCGACCACTCAGCCCCCCGTGGTACCAACCACTAAGCACTCCAGGGCCACGGGCACCCAGAGTCCCCCAGAACTGACCTCACTGACCACCAGCACTCCGACCGCTGAGGCCTCCCGAAGACCGACCTCCGAGTTTACCAGCAGGCTGACCACAGAGGCCTCTCGCAGGCTAACCTCACACACCACCGAAAGGTGGACTCCCCGGGCCCCCCGGGAACGGACCTCTAAGACCCTGGCCACACCGACCACCCAGGGCCCCCGAGAGCTGACCTCTGAGGCCACCACGGAGCCATCGGCTGAGATCCCAGGAGTAGGTACTCCAGAGTCCTCCAAAgagccagccccctcccccactggggCATCAG GCCTGTTCCGGGTTCGTCTGGCCGATGGGCCCAACCGGTGTGCCGGGCGGCTGGAGGTGTGGCACGCCGGGCGCTGGGGGACAGTGTGTGACGACGGCTGGGACCTGCGGGACGGCATGGTGGcctgctgggagctgggctgCGGGAGGGTTCGGCCCCGAGTGGGCAAAACCCACTACGGCCCTGGCACCGGGCCCATCTGGCTGGATGACGTGGGCTGCAAGGGAAGTGAGGCCTCGCTGAGCGACTGCCCCGCTCGGGCGTGGGGACAGCACAACTGCGACCACGAGGAGGACGTGGGGCTCACCTGCACCG GCTATGCAGACGAGGAAGGCTATCCCCCCTGGACCTGGGACCCCACCTCGGGAGAGGACCTGGCCAAGGGGACCACCGCTGCAGCGGTGCCTGCACACACTCCCTCCTGGGGCACCGCTGGGAGCCCAGGGCCCCCCTCCCCAGCGACGAGGCGCCTTCCAAGCACAG GTGGCGAGGATGGTTATGAGCCTTCTTGGACGTGGGACACACCTTCAGGAGAGGTCCCAGCCAAGGGGACCCCCACCGCAGGCATGCCTGGACCCGCTGGCACCGCTGGCACCATCAGCAGCCCAAGCCATCCCTCTCCAGCTCCAAGGGTCCGGGGGGATACAG GTTCCCTGAAGAAACCGTGGCCCGAGCGACGGCTGCGGCCCACAGCGGCCAGGACTGCGCCCCCCACCACTTCCCCAGCTCCCTCCGCCTCGCCGGGGTCCCCGGGCCCTGTCCTGACCTCTGACTCCGCGCCGCAGCTCATCCCCACAGCAGCTTCAACGCAGGAGGTGACCTCTGACCCTCCCGCCACTTTGCCGCCCAGCCCAGACCCGGCATCCTGGATGAACTCTCACCGCACCTTGACAACCCCTGGCCTTACCTTGTCCACCCCTGATGCCACCGTGTTTCCAGCGCTGACCCCTGGGCTTTCACCCACTCCACCACCCACCATGCCCAAAGAACTGACCTCTGACCCCTCTGCACCGGCGGTGGTGACCCGCCTTTCCCCTACCTCAGAGCTGACACCGGAGTCTGACACAACCCCAGGCTGGGACACATCTCCATACCCCAACACAACTCCAGAACCTTCTAGTTTCCCAGACCCTTCCACAAGCCCTCACCCCACTACCATCCCTCACTCCACCATGACGTCTCACCCTACCACGACCTCTCACCCCACTACCACCC cccctcctcccatcacCAGCGCTCAACCCATCACAACCCCTTACCCTGCCACgacccctcaccccaccaccactGCTTACCCCACCATGACTCCTCACCCCACCTCAACCCCTGTGGTCACTGCCAAGTCCCTTCTAACTTCCTTGGGAACAGaacttccctttccctcttcagCACCAACAGTCAAGCCCAGCCCACACCCCCGGTTGACCTTCACGGGGGCCCCTCACCCCTCCACATCCCAGATGTGGAGCCTAGAGTCCTCTCCAGCAACAGAGTCCAGCCCCTGCAGGCCCTCTCCAGCCCCCAGCATAGACACCCTGTCCACTGAGAACTTCAAACCACCCACAAGCCAGAGCCCCAAAGAAACCTCTCCACCTACCCAGACTCCACACTCAGCCTCTGACCCCACTGTGACCCCTGACCTCCACCTGTCCCCTATGGCCCCCCCCTTGGATCAACCTCCCCCTGACCGCCTCACCCTAGGGCCAACTCCTGGTCAGAGCCCAGGCCCCCTTGGCCCATGTGAAGCCCCAGTGCCACCTGTAAGGGTCATGGCTTGTGATCCGCCTGCCCTGGTTGAGCTGGTGGCCGCTGTGAGGGATGTGGCTAGCCAGCTACGGAGGGTGACACAGGCCCTGGAGCGGGACCGGCAGGAGCGCCAAGCCCTGGGACTGGGGTTGACCCAGCTGGTGGAGGCTGCCCAGGGTCTGGGGCAGCTGGGTGAGGTTGTAAAGAGACTGGCAGAGGTGGCCTGGCCCCCCAGCACACCTACACCAACCACTACTAccccagaggaggaagagaggcctcTGCGGGGAGATGTGTGA